DNA sequence from the Prochlorothrix hollandica PCC 9006 = CALU 1027 genome:
TTAGAAGAATGGTTAGCCAAAGCATCCAAATTTTATAGTCAAGTAATCACGACAATCAAAAATCATTTTGATGGAATCTGTAATTACTTTTATAACCGTGCAACTAGCGGTAAAATGGAGGGAATTAATAACAAAATAAAGGTTATCAAGCGTCAAGCTTATGGATTCACAAACTTTGATCATCTGAGAATGAGACTCCTCATAGCCTGTNNNNNNNNNNNNNNNNNNNNNNNNNNNNNNNNNNNNNNNNNNNNNNNNNNNNNNNNNNNNNNNNNNNNNNNNNNNNNNNNNNNNNNNNNNNNNNNNNNNNCAAATTAGAAGAATGGTTAGCCAAAGCATCCAAATTTTATAGTCAAGTAATCACGACAATCAAAAATCATTTTGATGGAATTTGTAATTACTTTTATAACCGTACAACTAGCGGTAAAATGGAGGGAATTAATAACAAAATAAAGGTCATCAAGCGTCAAGCTTATGGATTCACAAACTTTGATCATCTGAGAATGAGACTCCTCATAGCCTGTTCTCATTAGTTTTACTTATCAGCTTCATTCCCAGAGAGCCAACTCTGGTAACTGTTCCCATAACTTTTGGGCAGACTGTTCACTTCGATTTCCGACAATGCAAGCCAAGATTTGACGAGTTTTTCGATTCATGACAAGCCAGATCCATTGTTTATTTTCTTTCGAGTTTACAAATGACCATAGTTCATCCGCTTCTAGGATAAAAACATCGACTCCATCTTCTGGATCCCCTGTGTCCTCTACTTTCCACTCCTCTTGTCGATATTTTTCATTGACATATCTTTGGAGCCATGAGAGAGAAACACCCACAGATCTGGCTATCCCTCTGAGCGATATTTTCTCTAACAATAATTTATCAATAATATCCCGTTTCTCTTGGGGGACACATTGTGGGGTTGGATTCTCCACAAACTGTTTATTACAGTCCTTGCATTTATACTTGGGCTTTCCAGTGTGAATGCTGCCATTTTTTATAACTCGCTTGGAATGACAGTGAGGACAGGGGGGGTGTTTATCTGAAACTTGAGGATCCATGAGTGCTTATCCTATGCAGTGATATTTACAATTCTAGACCTTCCAGATTTTATCTGCAACTGTACAAGCTGACAAATTATGCTAAATTGAAGATTCACAACCTTTTTTTATACACTTCTTCTATCACTAACCTCTCTCTTCCACTACCTTAGGATCACTACCTCTTTCTGCCTAACAGCCCATATAAGGTGATTACGCAGAAATTTGACATCCAGCCTATATCGCTTATGGTCAGACTAGACAGAATTTTTCCGTCTAATACATAGTTAGGCATAAGAAGTTAGGCATAAGATTTACCTTTTATCCAGATTTATACATCGTTCAAAGTTTTGTGATCGCCTAGAAATCAAAAAATGAACCATCAAGAGTCCAACCCTAAAATCGAACTAAATTTACTAGAAAATGGCCTTGATTTTATCCTCAAAGGAATTGATGAGCTGTTTGATGAAGAGCATGTCATTAGAGGATACTCTACTGCCATAGACATAAGCTCAAGCAGATATAAATACGGTATAATCCATTTATTTTCCGGTTTTTTATTATTACTAAAAGAACGACTCTCCCGTCATGTTCCAGAGCTAATATTCAAAGGTAGAATAAGTGAAGTCAAGAAAAATATTGCTGTAAGGAAAGCTCTAAATACAGTCAATCTTGACGAAGCTTTAGAGAGATTAGAGTTTGGCCCCAGAGTAGTCTTCTCTGAAGATGACCTAAATATAATTAGATCAATCCAGAAAACTAGGAATGAGTTTGAACATTATAAGGTTTCTATAAATATACATTACCTTTGGAAAAACGTTTCAAATTTTTTGCAATTGATTGATAAGTTCCTTGTCGAGCAACTTCATATTAATATTGAGTCCTCTACCCAAAATGTAGAGATTCAACGCAAGATACATACAATAAGTTCAGTATGGAAGCGAGTTGACTTAAAGCGACGGAAAGATATTTTGGACAAAGACGATACGCAGTGGGATAAAGACTATACAGATATACACGACTTTCTAATGAAAACAATTGGAGGAAGTAATTTATTTTTTGCCGCCAAATATTTTGCGGAAATCAGAAATCGAGAAGAGATCTCAGTAGTTTCTGAAAGTCTTTTAGAGAAATTTAATTGTGTACTTGAATACATAGAAATTTATGCCGCTAAAACTGAAGGTTTAAGTCAGCAGGAACTGGACTTTATTGTTGAAACAGAAATCGAGATCATAGAGACTATTGCAAAATATTGGCAAAATAATCCTTTGGGATATGAGTGGCTTGTGCGCTACTTAGATGATAAGAGCTATAAGCTTCAAGAATTTTGTGTGGCAGCAATTATTGAGTTAGAAAAGTACTGGTCTAATCATCCTGATTTTGTGGATGATCTTGTTAGAGTTTCACTCAATAATCCTTTTAACTCAATGAATGACTCAGAAGACTCCTGTGACCTAATAGATTATTTGGATAGTCCCCGTCAAGTTGCCTTGAAATGTTTAGTCAAACATTTCAAAAATAATCCTAAAGTCGTTGCCCTTCTTCAAGATCGTGCGATTAAAGATCAGGATGAACAAGTTCGCCAGTGGGCATCAAACCAACTTCATCATCTTCATCATGTTGAAGGATCAAACTAAACAAGCCTAACACTGCGTCGGTGCGGACGGAATAAAAGTGCGATCGCTGATCTTGTAGTGGTACGACACAGCTAAAATGAGGCATTAGAAAATCCAGGAAATTAGATTTCTAGGGAATTTCAGCCTCGAATACTAAAGCACTATTTTAGCAGTGTCAAACCACTACAAGATTGGAGATCGCACTGTTAAAACGCTTTACTGAAGCAGCTTAGATCGTGCCGATCTGGGATTTTCAGAGCCTGAAACCCTCATTCTCCCGGTAACCGTCCCAGGCGTTTAACGAAGATTGGTCGTTTCAGCCGTTTTAGGCTGAGACTTGATGAAAGGCGAAGGCTGAAACCCTTTAGACTCGTTCGCCACCAATATCGATCTGAGTCTCTGGGACGGTTACTTCTCCCGTGACCCCCTGAATAGTTACGATGGAACCGAAGAGGGAGAGTTCGGTGATGTGCCAGGTGTGGCAGAGGAGATCGATCTCCTGCTGAAATTCAGGGGTAAGGCGGGATAGGGCTGGGGTTTTTGGGGGGTTCATGGCCGATCTGCTTTAGCGCCAGTCAAGGTCAAATTGAAGATCATCAAAGTCAGTGACCTCGTTGATAAATTCTTCACCCCATCCTTCTGCGATTGCAACTCTAATGAATTCATCATAGGTACATGTGGAATCAGGTTCTTCCTTAAACCCATTACAACGTACATGATAAGCAGTTGTCAGTTGTTCATTCCTGACTGAATTTCTAAAACATGCTCCTACAATAATTGAAGAATTGAAATTTGCTTTCTGAAAGTCAGAGGAGTTGAGATCTGCAAATGAAATATTAGCTTTAGAAAGATCAGCAGCACGAAATATAGCACCTGCTTGTGCTTTATATTTTCTGGTACATGTCCTCCCGAATTTGTCTCGACGACTTATTCCACCTCCATTATTACTGAAAGCATCCTTACTATGCATAAGATTCGCTTTCGTTAAGTCACAAAAAGAGAAATCAGAACCGTCTAAGCTAGCTGAGTGCAGATTAGCTTGGATCAATGATGAGCCACTGAAAGAAACATCATAAATCTGAGAATCTTTAAAGTTAGCTCCGTTTAGATTACATCCATTGAGTGCCGATCCTTCAATATAGGATCTCTCAAAGTCTATACCGTGCAAATTGGCTCTTGTCATATTGACATTAATTAAACATACTCCTTGAAAATAGCATTTTCGCAGATCAAGGTTAGCAAAAGTAGAGGCAACACACATAGACTCGACAAAGGATACTTCATCTAAGAACGTAGATCCTGAGAAGTCTGCTCCATAGAAATCTGTTTGGAAGAAGTTGGTCTTGCCAAATGTGCAATTTCTAAAAGTTGAACCACTCAAGTCAGCATAGCAGAAGTTATAATCCCTGAGATCTTGACCACTGAAATCAGTATTCGTCAAGTCAACGTATCTCCGTACAAGTACCTTACCAATATTAAGCCAGTCGGGATCTGATGAATTATCAGGGTGTAGGATTGCTGATTTTATTCCGGATTTGATTAAAGATTTTATAAAGGAGTTCATGGGAAAACGTTAATAAACTGCACAAGAGCTAACAAAAGGTTTAGGCAAGGTACAAGCTTAGCCACTGCAATTGAGATTGTAGGCTCTTCTGGATCTATCACAGGATTAGCCTATTATAGTAGATCCCAGTGCGATCGCTGATCTTGTAGGGTGCGTTAGCATAGCGTAACACACCACCTGATTACTGGCAAAAGGTTTGTGTGACAATAAACTACTGCTTGACCGGTAACTATTCAGGGATCAACGGGGGAATGCGGGTTTCAGGCTCTGGAAATCTAGGATCGTCGCACTTCGGGCCATTTTAACCCTCGATCGGAGGGCTGAAACGCACTAACTTCGTACCCCCCCTGAACGGTTACGAATGGAGGGGGACGGTTGCGAGATCGGGGCGGTGATGGGCATCCGATCCCCCTAGCCCTTAAACTTGGATCCAGACCCATTGGAACTAGATTTATCGGAATTCCCCCTATGACTGCTGCACTTCAGCCCACAGAACTAGAAACCCAACTGAGTACCCTCCAAGGAGAAGCCCAAGGGGCGATCGCCGCCGCCGCCACCCTAGAGGAACTGGAAAAACTGCGGGTGGGCTATTTGGGTAAAAAAGGGGAAGTCTCCAAGATTTTGGGGGGCATGGGCAAACTGGATCCCAGCGATCGCCCCCGCATTGGGAGCGCCGCCAACGACGTTAAAACCGCCATCCAAGATGCCCTAGAGCAAAAACGCACCGCCCTCCAAGCCGCCCAACTCCAAGCCCAACTGGAAGCAGAAACCCTGGATGTCACCATGCCAGGAGCCTACCGCCCCCAAGGGCGGATGCATCCCTTAAACAGCACCATCGATCGCATCCTCGATATTTTGGTGGGTTTGGGGTATACCGTGGCCCAGGGCACAGAAATGGAAACCGACTACTACAACTTTGAAGCCCTCAACACCCCCCCAGACCATCCAGCGCGGGACATGCAGGACACCTTCTATCTCCCCGATGGCAACCTGCTGCGGACCCACACCTCCGCCATCCAAATCCGCTACATGGAAAACAACGAACCCCCCATCCGCATCATTGCCCCCGGACGGGTTTACCGGCGGGACACGGTGGATGCCACCCATTCGGCGGTTTTCCACCAAATTGAACTGCTAGCGGTGGATGAAGGGCTAACGTTTACCGACCTCAAGGGCACCGTCAAGGAATTCTTGCAGGAGATCTTTGGGGATATCCCCATCCGCTTCCGGGCCAGCTATTTCCCCTTTACGGAACCCTCAGCGGAGGTGGATGTGCAATGGAAAGGGAAGTGGCTGGAGGTTATGGGTTGCGGCATGGTGGATCCCAATGTGCTGAAGGCGGTGGGGCTGGATTCCGAGACCTACACCGGCTTTGCAGCGGGTTTGGGGGTGGAGCGGTTCGCCATGGTGTTGCACCAAATTGACGATATTCGCCGCCTCTACACCAGCGATCTGCGGTTTCTGCGGCAGTTCTAGGGGTTTACCCACCATTGTCATGATGTCCTCTTTTGCGGAGGGCCAGACGGAAGAGAGGGTGACGGCCCTCAACATTGCCGCCTATTGGGCGGGGAAACCCCGCCTCTACCGTTATTCCACGAGGCGCACGAATTTCTTTTTGCCCACTTGCAGCACTTGGCCCACCAGATCGGCAGGGGTGGCAAAGGTTTGGTTGGGATCGCTCAGGCGCTGGCCATCTAATTTGACTGCCCCATTTTGCAGTTGGCGACGGGCCTCGGAACTGGTGCCACAGAGACCGGCTGCACTGACTAAATAGAAGCTTTTGACCGGAAAGGCGATCGCCGCCATGGAAAACTCCGGTACTGCTTCGGCCTGCCCCGCTGCCCCCTGCACCAGGGTTAAAGCGGCCTGTTGTGCCCCCTGGGCCGCTGGGGAGCCGTGGTATTGCGCCACCACATCCAGGGCCAAGGCTTTCTGGCGATCGCGGGGGTTTTCCGGCAATTGGTCCCAGTCCAGGGCCGTCAGCAGTTCCACATAGGACTCCAGCACCCCATCGGGGGTCTTTTCCAGCTTGGAGTACATGGTCAGGGGGTCTTCCCCCAGCCCCACATAGTTCCCCAGGGACTTGGACATTTTCTGCACCCCGTCAGTGCCCAGCAAAATCGGCAGTAATAGACCAAATTGGGGGGTTTGGCCAAAGTAACGCTGGAGATCTCGACCCACAGCAATGTTAAACTTCTGATCGGTGCCCCCCAGTTCCACATCCGCCGCCACTGCCACGGAGTCATAGCCCTGCATCAGGGGATAGAGAAACTCATGGAGATAAATGGGGGAGCCTTGGCCATAGCGCTCCGCAAAGCCTTCCTTGGCTAGCATTTGGCCCACCGTCATGGTGGTCAGCAGTTCCAGGGTTTTGCCCAGATCCAACTGGGACAGCCATTGCGAGTTATAGCGCACTTCCAGCCGTCCAGGGGTGTCAAAGTCGAGAATGGGGCGAATTTGCTGCAAGTAGGTTTCGGCGTTGTGCTGCACCTGTTCCGGGGTCAGTTGTTGGCGCACGTCGGATTTGCCCGTGGGGTCACCAATACGGGCGGTGAAGTCCCCAATAATCAAAACGGCGGTGTGGCCCGCATCCTGGAACGCCCGCAGTTTGCGAATGGGGATGCTGTGGCCCAGGTGGATGTCGGCTCCCGTGGGGTCGATGCCCAGTTTAATGCGCAGGGGGCGATCGCAACTGTGGATCCTCGCCACCAGATTATCGGTGCCATCGGTGGACCCAGGGTTATGGGGGAAAATTTCGCTGGTGCCGCGATCGAGCCACGCTGGTGTTGGCCCAGGGGGAGCGTCATGGTCTGCCACTTGGTCTGCCACTTGGTCTAGCACTGTTGGTTCCGTTGATGGGCAAGGGGTTATAGGCAAGGGGTTGGGGTCTGCTGGGGCGATGCCACAGACCGCTTTTAACCATATCGCATCCTGTCCCGTTCCTTGGCGATCGGGGGAAGCCTAGATCTGGGGTGAGGCGGGTACCCCAAGACTGCTCTGCTTCTCCGGTTGAAGGATGGGAAAATCGATCCCCATTGCTTTGGGTTTATGCTGTGGGTTTGTGCTAGGATCAGGGGCGTTTCTATGCTGGTGTAGCTCAGTTGGTAGAGCAACTGATTTGTAATCAGTCGGTCGCAGGTTCGAGTCCCGTCACCAGCTTATCTCGACAAACCCCCTGGAATAGTAGGTTTCAGGGGGTTTCTGTTGTTGCTAACATCACAGCGTAGGTTGGGTAGAGGAACGAAACCCAAAAAGAGACTTACAAATGACTCCGTTGGGTTTCGCCCTGGGAGGTTGGGGACATGGGCCTAGACTGGTTGCAGGCTCAACCCAACCTACCGCCAAGGGAGACCACCTGTAGGTTGGGTAGAGGAACGAAACCCAACAAGAGACTTACAAATGACTCCGTTGGGTTTCGCCCTGGGAGGTCGGGGACATGGGCCTAGACTGGTTGCAGGCTCAACCCAACCTACGACAAGAGGGAGGAGCACCTTAGGGGGCTGTGGGGGGGGTGTTCGGTCCATACCAGAGGGCTTCGATGCGGTAGACGATCGCCCGCCACTGCTGCTGTAGCTCCTCCAGGCTGG
Encoded proteins:
- a CDS encoding transposase; protein product: KLEEWLAKASKFYSQVITTIKNHFDGICNYFYNRTTSGKMEGINNKIKVIKRQAYGFTNFDHLRMRLLIACSH
- the pheS gene encoding phenylalanine--tRNA ligase subunit alpha, translated to MTAALQPTELETQLSTLQGEAQGAIAAAATLEELEKLRVGYLGKKGEVSKILGGMGKLDPSDRPRIGSAANDVKTAIQDALEQKRTALQAAQLQAQLEAETLDVTMPGAYRPQGRMHPLNSTIDRILDILVGLGYTVAQGTEMETDYYNFEALNTPPDHPARDMQDTFYLPDGNLLRTHTSAIQIRYMENNEPPIRIIAPGRVYRRDTVDATHSAVFHQIELLAVDEGLTFTDLKGTVKEFLQEIFGDIPIRFRASYFPFTEPSAEVDVQWKGKWLEVMGCGMVDPNVLKAVGLDSETYTGFAAGLGVERFAMVLHQIDDIRRLYTSDLRFLRQF
- the tyrS gene encoding tyrosine--tRNA ligase produces the protein MADHDAPPGPTPAWLDRGTSEIFPHNPGSTDGTDNLVARIHSCDRPLRIKLGIDPTGADIHLGHSIPIRKLRAFQDAGHTAVLIIGDFTARIGDPTGKSDVRQQLTPEQVQHNAETYLQQIRPILDFDTPGRLEVRYNSQWLSQLDLGKTLELLTTMTVGQMLAKEGFAERYGQGSPIYLHEFLYPLMQGYDSVAVAADVELGGTDQKFNIAVGRDLQRYFGQTPQFGLLLPILLGTDGVQKMSKSLGNYVGLGEDPLTMYSKLEKTPDGVLESYVELLTALDWDQLPENPRDRQKALALDVVAQYHGSPAAQGAQQAALTLVQGAAGQAEAVPEFSMAAIAFPVKSFYLVSAAGLCGTSSEARRQLQNGAVKLDGQRLSDPNQTFATPADLVGQVLQVGKKKFVRLVE
- a CDS encoding pentapeptide repeat-containing protein; its protein translation is MNSFIKSLIKSGIKSAILHPDNSSDPDWLNIGKVLVRRYVDLTNTDFSGQDLRDYNFCYADLSGSTFRNCTFGKTNFFQTDFYGADFSGSTFLDEVSFVESMCVASTFANLDLRKCYFQGVCLINVNMTRANLHGIDFERSYIEGSALNGCNLNGANFKDSQIYDVSFSGSSLIQANLHSASLDGSDFSFCDLTKANLMHSKDAFSNNGGGISRRDKFGRTCTRKYKAQAGAIFRAADLSKANISFADLNSSDFQKANFNSSIIVGACFRNSVRNEQLTTAYHVRCNGFKEEPDSTCTYDEFIRVAIAEGWGEEFINEVTDFDDLQFDLDWR
- a CDS encoding IS1 family transposase, which translates into the protein MDPQVSDKHPPCPHCHSKRVIKNGSIHTGKPKYKCKDCNKQFVENPTPQCVPQEKRDIIDKLLLEKISLRGIARSVGVSLSWLQRYVNEKYRQEEWKVEDTGDPEDGVDVFILEADELWSFVNSKENKQWIWLVMNRKTRQILACIVGNRSEQSAQKLWEQLPELALWE